One part of the Malus sylvestris chromosome 2, drMalSylv7.2, whole genome shotgun sequence genome encodes these proteins:
- the LOC126601394 gene encoding WEB family protein At5g55860-like, with the protein MAELIKTKEELKKAKESAMQAWIDSRPLTDELELLKCGLEIAEKRCDTPSIISNLEAQLETTIQSIKSKKEERHKATGMVNEINQALDQTRQETERFKYDADEELQARSRLKQALHLRRQTLRTLQLGLEAVRIEKDALGASKAVALGYINCSKMEKTTVRLTQEEYHALAKRAQDENSLSDWRVLVASEQKLATEASRNKALEKLNRLLSEKFSREREIEEESISGDGHNGDPRIRTGGQVNARENTLPQAQNKAMAKTNQRNRRSRSINNKKLSANNKPSVLQKMRQFFLRIKGLFG; encoded by the coding sequence ATGGCGGAACTGATTAAGACCAAAGAGGAGCTCAAGAAAGCTAAAGAGAGCGCCATGCAGGCGTGGATAGACTCCAGGCCTCTGACTGATGAGCTTGAGCTGCTGAAATGCGGCCTTGAAATTGCTGAGAAACGATGTGACACGCCCAGTATCATCTCGAACCTTGAAGCACAGCTTGAGACGACAATCCAGAGCATCAAATCCAAAAAGGAGGAACGACACAAGGCGACGGGGATGGTCAATGAAATAAATCAGGCGTTGGATCAAACGCGTCAAGAGACGGAAAGGTTTAAGTACGATGCAGATGAAGAATTACAAGCAAGATCAAGATTGAAGCAAGCCCTTCATCTGAGGAGACAGACTCTGCGAACACTGCAACTTGGACTTGAAGCTGTACGAATAGAAAAAGACGCGCTTGGTGCATCGAAAGCAGTAGCACTTGGATACATAAACTGTtcaaaaatggagaaaaccaCCGTCCGCCTCACTCAGGAAGAGTACCATGCCTTGGCAAAAAGAGCTCAAGATGAAAATTCTCTTTCAGACTGGCGTGTTTTGGTTGCATCAGAACAGAAGCTTGCAACAGAGGCAAGCAGAAACAAAGCTTTGGAAAAATTGAACAGATTACTCTCGGAGAAATTTTCAAGAGAAAgggaaattgaagaagaaagtaTAAGTGGAGATGGACACAATGGAGATCCAAGAATCAGGACGGGAGGCCAAGTGAACGCCAGAGAGAATACACTCCCTCAAGCTCAGAACAAGGCAATGGCCAAGACAAATCAGAGAAACCGAAGATCTAGAAGCATCAACAATAAAAAGTTATCTGCAAACAACAAACCATCTGTATTGCAAAAAAtgagacaattttttttaaggataaAAGGGCTGTTTGGATGA
- the LOC126584424 gene encoding mitogen-activated protein kinase kinase kinase 5-like yields MVSTMRWLSNITFSSSSSSSSAKEESPKKKASDDGGGWMFRSRRKLTRQRKQLLIGIGGGNHEGGGGRVINNHKRSGSSSSFPETTSGAGTPQPLPLPESTADLRCKERCRRERCSGCSSCDCRLPSPKAGDATSSNSSIQSVFACRERRKNNEHCFEPKSRSTRRNRGRKGLESYPSDFRLDVPKPTWSAPASPFSSPTFSPHRPNAGDLLPHLVPVGNQGWSAPEMPTCDVPFAHSPPSFSEYSIQSNDNSPLQSPSNRSPCRNVRSPPGSTSPLHPTLSFEAPTVRREVNGYAEVHPLPLPPGASLSLPSPQAILTPKPESQPVKGQWQKGKLIGRGTFGSVYVATNRETGALCAMKEVELFPEDPKSAECIKQLQQEIKVLSQLKHPNIVQYYGSEIVDDRFFIYLEYVHPGSINKYVHEHCGAITEAVVRNFTRHILSGLAYLHSTKTIHRDIKGANLLVDSCGVVKLADFGMAKHLSGHVGNLSLKGSPYWMAPELMQAVMHKDSSSDLALAVDIWSLGSTIIEMFTGKPPWSEYEGAAAMFKVMKDAPPIPETLSPEGKDFLRCCFQRNPAERPTAAMLLEHRFLKNSQQQDAPPTAQASNGVNYADKPLSPMELERKFDQSLVIPAILGSQSSAFPIW; encoded by the exons ATGGTTTCCACCATGCGTTGGCTGTCTAACATtaccttctcttcttcttcctcctcctcgtcGGCGAAAGAGGAGTCGCCGAAAAAGAAGGCCAGCGATGACGGGGGAGGCTGGATGTTTCGGTCGAGGAGGAAGCTCACCCGACAGAGGAAGCAGCTTTTGATCGGTATTGGCGGTGGAAACCATGAAGGTGGAGGAGGTAGAGTCATCAATAATCATAAGCGCTCGGGTTCGAGTTCGTCGTTTCCGGAAACTACGTCTGGGGCAGGGACTCCTCAGCCGCTGCCATTGCCGGAATCGACGGCGGATTTGCGATGCAAAGAGAGGTGCCGGAGAGAGAGGTGCTCCGGATGCAGCTCCTGCGATTGTCGATTGCCGTCTCCCAAGGCCGGTGACGCTACCTCCTCCAACTCTTCTATCCAGAG TGTGTTCGCTTGCCGGGAAAGGCGAAAGAATAACGAGCATTGTTTTGAACCTAAGTCAAGGTCTACGAGGAGGAATCGAGGTAGGAAAGGTTTAGAGAGCTATCCTAGTGACTTCCGGCTTGATGTTCCGAAACCTACCTGGAGTGCTCCGGCTAGTCCTTTCTCAAGTCCTACATTCAGCCCGCACAGACCCAATGCTGGTGATCTGCTCCCACACCTTGTTCCTGTTGGAAATCAAGGCTGGTCTGCCCCCGAGATGCCCACTTGCGATGTGCCTTTTGCGCACTCCCCCCCTTCCTTCTCCGAATACTCCATCCAGAGCAATGATAATTCCCCTCTACAAAGTCCATCCAATAGAAGTCCCTGCCGAAACGTCAGAAGCCCACCAGGTTCAACATCGCCATTGCATCCAACATTATCCTTTGAAGCCCCCACTGTGCGGCGTGAGGTTAATGGTTATGCTGAAGTCCATCCATTGCCTCTGCCTCCTGGAGCAAGTCTTAGCCTACCATCACCACAAGCTATACTCACACCTAAACCAGAGTCCCAGCCAGTCAAAGGTCAATGGCAAAAGGGAAAGCTTATTGGACGTGGCACGTTCGGAAGTGTTTATGTTGCTACCAATAG AGAAACTGGAGCGTTATGTGCAATGAAGGAAGTCGAGTTATTTCCTGAGGACCCAAAATCTGCAGAGTGTATAAAGCAGCTACAGCAG GAAATCAAAGTTCTCAGCCAGCTGAAGCATCCTAATATTGTGCAGTACTATGGAAGCGAAATA GTTGATGATCGATTTTTCATCTATCTGGAGTATGTCCATCCCGGTTCTATTAACAAATATGTCCATGAACATTGTGGAGCCATAACAGAAGCTGTTGTTCGTAATTTTACTCGCCATATTCTCTCTGGGTTGGCTTACTTGCACAGCACAAAGACAATACACAG GGACATCAAAGGGGCTAATTTGCTTGTCGATTCATGTGGAGTTGTCAAGCTAGCTGACTTTGGAATGGCAAAACAT CTTTCGGGACACGTAGGTAATCTTTCTCTAAAGGGAAGCCCGTACTGGATGGCTCCAGAG CTGATGCAAGCTGTGATGCATAAAGATAGCAGCTCTGATCTGGCTCTTGCTGTTGATATATGGAGCTTGGGTTCCACTATTATTGAAATGTTCACCGGAAAACCTCCTTGGAGTGAGTACGAAGGG GCTGCAGCCATGTTTAAAGTTATGAAGGATGCGCCACCAATTCCTGAAACATTGTCGCCTGAGGGTAAGGATTTCTTAAGATGCTGCTTCCAAAGAAATCCTGCAGAAAGGCCAACTGCTGCCATGTTATTAGAACATCGATTCTTAAAGAACTCACAGCAGCAAGATGCCCCGCCCACCGCCCAAGCATCTAATGGGGTGAATTACGCG GATAAACCTCTGAGTCCAATGGAACTTGAAAGAAAATTTGATCAGTCGCTGGTGATTCCGGCCATACTTGGATCGCAGAGCAGTGCATTCCCGATTTGGTGA
- the LOC126613807 gene encoding peptidyl-prolyl cis-trans isomerase CYP40-like, with protein MGRPRCYLDISIGGELEGRVVVELYNDIVPKTAENFRALCTGELGIAPHTNAPLHYKGVCFHRVIKGFMIQGGDISAGNGSGGESIYGLKFEDENFDIKHERKGMLSMANKGPDTNGSQFFITTTRTSHLDGKHVAFGKVIKGMGVVRSVEHVNTKDGDLPIQEVVIADCGELPEGADDGVCNFFKDGDVYPDWTADLDTKPEDISWWVTAVDTIKAIGNEQFKKQDYKMALRKYRKALRYVDICWELEEIDEETSSSLRKTKSQILTNSSACRLKLGDLEGALLDTDFALRDWEDNVKALFRQGQTYMALNDIDAAVESFKKALDLEPNDGGIKKELLVAKKKVANRSEQEKKAYSRMFH; from the exons ATGGGGAGGCCAAGGTGCTACTTGGACATATCCATTGGAGGAGAGCTAGAAGGAAGAGTAGTGGTGGAGCTCTACAATGACATTGTCCCCAAAACAGCTGAGAATTTCAGAGCTCTCTGCACTGGTGAGTTGGGCATTGCCCCCCACACCAATGCTCCTCTGCACTACaag GGTGTTTGTTTCCACCGCGTTATCAAAGGCTTTATGATTCAAGGTGGAGACATTTCGGCTGGAAATGGCAGTGGGGGAGAGTCGATTTACGGGTTGAAGTTTGAAGATGAAAACTTCGATATAAAGCATGAGAGAAAAGGAATGTTGTCCATGGCTAATAAAGGCCCTGACACCAATGGCTCTCAGTTTTTCATTACCACCACTCGGACTTCTCATCTTGATGGAAAGCATGTTGCGTTTGGGAAGGTCATCAAGGGCATGGGTGTGGTTCGTTCAGTTGAGCATGTGAACACGAAGGATGGAGACTTGCCTATCCAGGAAGTCGTTATTGCGGATTGTGGGGAGCTTCCTGAGGGAGCAGATGATGGGGTGTGTAACTTCTTCAAAGATGGTGATGTTTATCCTGATTGGACTGCTGATCTTGATACAAAACCAGAGGACATTTCTTGGTGGGTCACGGCTGTGGACACTATTAAGGCCATTGGAAACGAACAGTTCAAG AAGCAAGACTATAAGATGGCCCTTAGAAAGTATCGCAAGGCTTTGCGCTACGTGGATATATGCTGGGAGCTGGAAGAAATAGATGAAG AGACGAGCTCCTCTTTGCGGAAGACAAAGTCCCAGATACTTACTAATAGCTCA GCTTGCAGGTTGAAATTAGGAGACCTAGAAGGAGCATTGTTGGACACAGACTTTGCATTGCGTGATTGGGAAGATAATGTGAAGGCTTTGTTTCGCCAAGGCCAG ACCTATATGGCACTCAATGACATCGACGCTGCTGTCGAAAGCTTCAAGAAAGCACTGGATTTGGAACCAAATGATG GAGGAATAAAGAAAGAGCTTCTGGTTGCTAAAAAGAAG GTTGCGAATAGGTCTGAGCAAGAAAAGAAAGCATATTCTAGAATGTTTCACTGA